The bacterium genome contains a region encoding:
- a CDS encoding efflux RND transporter periplasmic adaptor subunit, translated as MTTWKTALSGLALLGLALLGACHEKERGFSASGTFEAVEVEVGNLLTGRLIELNKREGDTVAKDELLAQIDCEKLQLERELTTVQFKAAELDERLTREKIAAARISLANDTKSQERFEALVKSKTATQQQLDDIRTRVKLDRSQLDVALKELDRPRINRDELEARLRLLDRQIEDSRVVSPIDGEVTERYVEPGEVLTTGQRILRLADLSRLEIRVYLPTPYLGQVKLGQELKLHADGAPGREFAGTVVWISPEAEFTPKSVQTPEARAELVYAVKLSVPNPDGVLKIGMPADVFFE; from the coding sequence ATGACGACCTGGAAGACTGCTCTTTCCGGCCTGGCCCTGCTGGGGCTGGCCCTGCTCGGCGCCTGCCACGAAAAGGAGAGGGGGTTCTCCGCCTCGGGGACGTTCGAGGCGGTGGAGGTGGAGGTGGGGAACCTCCTCACCGGACGCCTGATCGAGCTGAACAAGCGCGAGGGCGATACTGTGGCCAAGGATGAGCTGCTGGCGCAGATCGACTGCGAGAAGCTGCAACTGGAGCGCGAGCTGACCACGGTGCAGTTCAAGGCCGCGGAGCTGGATGAGCGCCTGACCCGCGAGAAAATTGCGGCTGCCCGGATCAGCCTGGCCAACGACACAAAGAGCCAGGAGCGGTTCGAGGCCCTGGTGAAGAGCAAGACCGCAACCCAGCAGCAACTGGATGACATCCGCACGCGGGTGAAACTCGACCGCAGCCAGCTCGATGTTGCGCTCAAGGAACTGGACCGTCCCCGGATCAACCGTGACGAGCTGGAGGCGCGCCTGCGCCTGCTCGACCGTCAGATCGAAGACAGCCGGGTGGTGAGCCCCATCGACGGCGAGGTGACCGAGCGCTACGTGGAACCGGGCGAGGTCCTCACCACCGGCCAGCGTATCCTGCGCCTGGCCGACCTGAGCCGCCTCGAGATTCGGGTCTACCTTCCCACTCCCTACCTGGGACAGGTGAAGCTGGGCCAGGAGCTGAAACTGCACGCGGACGGCGCCCCAGGGCGCGAGTTCGCTGGCACCGTGGTCTGGATTTCGCCCGAGGCCGAGTTCACCCCCAAGAGCGTGCAGACCCCCGAGGCGCGCGCCGAGCTGGTCTACGCGGTCAAGTTGAGTGTGCCCAACCCGGATGGTGTGCTCAAGATCGGGATGCCGGCGGATGTATTCTTCGAGTGA
- a CDS encoding TolC family protein, with translation MRGVRSGFIAVLCALAAVPAAVRAETALGFWDCVERAVKGHPLAASGAWRVEQAARAVDESGTAFRPQLHFSGNYSVGSYVPEVNFPGRNIRIGDHDDLSLAVQADYLLYDWGRRRAALEADRRQLEAAGCSLGSLRQDLAYSAGAAFLALQGALSERQVAEASLATAQAHLRDLQAIYDTGRLTWDEVLNGQVRLDEAQMRVNSTGYRVQTARAELLRSLGLAMDDTQAFADTAEGVPAPQADSYALESALAARPDLALYGVRAAALDSRSAAIAAEDKPTLSVFANGTAAQPGADQFRNEFIQYARAGVTVGWEFWDWRRKDYRLAQNESQKQALLAEGSDLAGRIALELERSRLQEREAADRLDLTGKALESATEHFRLLGARFEQGLATNTEYLDSENQLTVSRLNQVHARIELELARWRLAYVSGDLFKQIRSRWPEVELHPASGPGVSHTTDDNQGR, from the coding sequence GTGCGTGGGGTGAGATCGGGGTTTATCGCTGTCCTGTGCGCGCTGGCCGCTGTGCCCGCCGCGGTGCGGGCTGAGACGGCGCTGGGGTTCTGGGACTGCGTGGAGCGGGCGGTCAAGGGCCACCCGCTGGCCGCCTCCGGGGCCTGGCGGGTGGAGCAGGCCGCCCGGGCGGTGGATGAGAGCGGCACGGCGTTCCGTCCGCAGCTTCATTTTTCTGGCAACTATTCAGTGGGCAGCTACGTGCCGGAGGTGAATTTCCCGGGCCGCAACATCCGGATCGGCGACCACGATGACCTGTCGTTGGCCGTGCAGGCGGACTACCTTCTGTACGACTGGGGACGCCGCCGCGCGGCCCTGGAGGCCGACCGCCGTCAACTGGAGGCCGCCGGTTGCAGCCTGGGCTCGCTGCGGCAGGACCTGGCCTACAGCGCCGGAGCGGCGTTCCTGGCCCTGCAGGGGGCGCTCAGCGAGCGGCAGGTGGCCGAGGCGTCGCTTGCCACGGCCCAGGCGCATCTGAGAGACCTTCAGGCCATCTACGACACAGGACGCCTTACCTGGGACGAGGTCCTGAACGGCCAGGTGCGCCTGGATGAGGCCCAGATGCGTGTCAACAGCACCGGCTACCGGGTGCAGACCGCCCGGGCCGAGCTTCTGCGCAGCCTGGGCCTGGCCATGGACGATACGCAGGCTTTCGCCGACACTGCCGAGGGAGTGCCCGCCCCCCAGGCGGACAGCTACGCCCTGGAGAGCGCGCTGGCCGCGCGGCCGGACCTGGCTCTTTATGGCGTGCGGGCTGCGGCGCTCGATTCACGCTCGGCGGCCATCGCCGCGGAGGATAAGCCCACGCTGTCGGTTTTTGCCAACGGCACCGCGGCCCAGCCGGGAGCGGACCAGTTTCGTAACGAGTTCATCCAGTACGCGCGGGCCGGGGTGACGGTGGGCTGGGAGTTCTGGGACTGGCGCCGCAAGGACTACCGTCTGGCGCAGAACGAGTCGCAGAAACAGGCCCTTCTGGCCGAGGGCAGCGACCTGGCCGGGCGGATCGCCCTGGAGCTGGAGCGCTCACGGCTGCAGGAGCGCGAGGCCGCCGACAGGCTGGACCTGACCGGCAAGGCTCTGGAATCGGCAACCGAGCATTTCCGTCTCCTGGGCGCCCGTTTCGAGCAAGGGCTGGCCACCAACACCGAGTATCTGGATTCCGAGAACCAGCTCACCGTGAGCCGACTGAACCAGGTGCACGCCCGGATCGAGCTGGAGCTGGCCCGCTGGCGGCTGGCCTATGTCAGCGGCGACCTTTTCAAGCAGATACGCTCGCGCTGGCCCGAGGTGGAACTGCACCCGGCGAGCGGCCCGGGAGTAAGCCACACGACCGATGACAATCAGGGGAGATAG
- a CDS encoding TetR/AcrR family transcriptional regulator has product MDDNPEVGPVRPEDEAATRDRILAAAVQEFVEHGPEGARMQRIAERSGANKAMIYYYFSSKQELYEQVFRKIIRQKIGRLIGIISRDGEAEDKVRSMVEFYCDLYSDPHVMRTLLRELASGAETLRKVMRELMAEYDFPIQRFWPELIAEGQRKGHLREVDPMHALASLIGMAAGYYFLRPVADTILSRSDADSERFAAERPRHIIDLYLNGILQK; this is encoded by the coding sequence ATGGATGACAATCCGGAAGTAGGGCCGGTACGACCCGAGGATGAGGCCGCCACGCGGGACCGAATCCTGGCCGCGGCGGTGCAGGAGTTCGTGGAGCACGGGCCGGAGGGCGCCCGCATGCAGCGTATCGCCGAGCGCTCCGGGGCCAACAAGGCCATGATCTACTACTATTTCAGCAGCAAGCAGGAGCTTTACGAGCAGGTGTTCCGCAAGATCATACGCCAGAAAATCGGCCGTCTGATCGGGATTATCTCCCGGGACGGAGAGGCGGAGGACAAGGTGCGTTCCATGGTGGAGTTCTACTGCGACCTGTACAGCGACCCGCATGTCATGCGCACCCTGTTGCGTGAGTTGGCCTCCGGGGCGGAGACGCTCCGGAAAGTGATGCGCGAGCTGATGGCGGAGTACGATTTCCCGATCCAGCGTTTCTGGCCCGAGCTGATCGCGGAGGGGCAGCGGAAAGGCCACCTGCGGGAGGTCGACCCGATGCACGCCCTGGCCTCGCTGATCGGGATGGCAGCCGGGTATTATTTCCTGCGCCCGGTGGCGGACACGATCCTGAGCCGCAGCGATGCGGACTCAGAGCGTTTCGCCGCGGAGCGGCCCCGGCATATCATTGATTTGTACCTGAACGGTATTCTGCAGAAATAA